From Prochlorococcus sp. MIT 1223, the proteins below share one genomic window:
- the pds gene encoding 15-cis-phytoene desaturase gives MRVAIAGAGLAGLSCAKYLADAGHTPIVYEARDVLGGKVAAWKDEEGDWYETGLHIFFGAYPNMLQLFRELKIEDRLQWKSHSMIFNQPEEPGTYSRFDFPDLPAPINGVAAILSNNDMLSWPEKISFGLGLLPAMIRGQQYVEESDNYSWTEWLKKQNIPERVNDEVFIAMSKALNFIGPDEISSTVLLTALNRFLQEKNGSKMAFLDGAPPERLCQPIVDYVNSLGGEVVLNSPLKKINLQEDGTVANFEIGGIKGKELESIEADAFVSAMPVDIFKLLIPEKWKSIDLFSKLDGLKGVPVINIHLWFDRKLTDIDHLLFSRSPLLSVYADMSITCKEYEDPNRSMLELVFAPAKEWIGRKDEEIIEATMNELKKLFPMHFEGEDKAILRKYKVVKTPLSVYKSVPGCQKLRPSQATPIKNFFLTGDYTMQRYLASMEGAVLSGKLCAEAISNRDK, from the coding sequence ATGCGTGTTGCTATTGCGGGAGCAGGACTAGCCGGATTGTCATGTGCAAAATACTTAGCCGATGCTGGACATACTCCCATCGTTTATGAAGCAAGAGATGTTTTAGGTGGAAAAGTCGCAGCGTGGAAAGATGAAGAAGGAGACTGGTATGAAACGGGTTTGCACATATTTTTTGGAGCCTATCCAAATATGTTGCAGTTATTTCGAGAACTAAAAATTGAAGATCGACTTCAATGGAAAAGTCATTCAATGATATTCAATCAACCTGAAGAACCCGGTACATATAGTCGTTTCGATTTCCCTGACTTGCCAGCTCCCATTAATGGAGTAGCAGCAATATTAAGTAATAATGACATGCTTTCATGGCCAGAAAAAATATCTTTTGGTTTAGGTCTTTTGCCAGCAATGATAAGAGGGCAGCAATACGTGGAAGAAAGTGATAATTACTCCTGGACAGAATGGTTGAAAAAACAAAATATTCCGGAAAGAGTTAATGATGAAGTATTTATTGCTATGAGTAAAGCATTGAATTTCATTGGGCCTGATGAAATTTCCTCAACTGTTTTACTCACAGCATTAAATAGATTTCTTCAAGAAAAAAATGGTTCTAAAATGGCATTCCTTGATGGCGCACCACCTGAAAGACTTTGCCAACCAATCGTTGATTACGTGAATAGTCTTGGTGGAGAAGTAGTTCTTAATAGTCCTCTCAAAAAAATCAATCTTCAGGAAGATGGCACTGTTGCAAATTTTGAAATTGGGGGAATTAAAGGGAAAGAGTTAGAAAGCATCGAAGCTGATGCCTTCGTTAGTGCAATGCCAGTAGATATTTTTAAACTGCTTATTCCAGAAAAATGGAAATCAATCGATTTATTCTCAAAACTAGATGGACTTAAAGGAGTTCCAGTAATAAATATTCATTTGTGGTTTGATCGCAAGCTTACTGATATTGATCACTTGCTCTTTAGCCGATCTCCTTTGCTAAGTGTTTATGCAGATATGAGTATCACTTGTAAAGAATATGAAGATCCCAATAGATCAATGCTTGAACTTGTTTTTGCGCCTGCGAAAGAATGGATAGGCAGAAAAGATGAGGAAATTATTGAAGCAACTATGAATGAGTTAAAAAAACTTTTCCCTATGCATTTTGAAGGAGAAGATAAAGCAATATTGAGAAAATATAAAGTTGTAAAGACCCCTCTTTCGGTTTACAAATCTGTACCTGGTTGCCAAAAATTAAGACCTAGTCAGGCAACTCCTATCAAAAATTTCTTTCTGACAGGAGATTACACAATGCAACGCTATTTAGCATCAATGGAGGGAGCAGTGTTAAGTGGAAAACTTTGTGCGGAAGCGATATCCAACCGCGACAAATGA
- a CDS encoding CCA tRNA nucleotidyltransferase — protein MNEDDLSLLTRVLVERLNLSSWPFDCKELPSDCALVGGAVRDALLNKLNLKPDLDFIVHSDAIHLVRKLAEKLEGKCVVLDEKRDIARLVLNDWTIDVARQVGDNLLEDLSRRDYTINAIALTLGSEPQIVDPFNGIMDLKNKLVVAINEENLIEDPLRILRGFRLMSEFNLSLDFLTESILQRHSNLLPEVAPERIKNEIQKLVKGNWADSVIPQIDQIGLLSPWQDKSKVFIPEFHPSEHAKSFYLSEMALALPLYRLVYLLSDTGLNRLCFSKKDIQTCKILRKWQNNNKEIAFANITEYDRYKLHIELEKYLPALIIDLSKEDQIIWLKRWRDPDDPLFHPSSPLDGFELQEILGVNQGPLLGEILECLSIEKAFDRLHTREEAVQLAHYLWQQKQPFL, from the coding sequence ATGAATGAGGATGATCTAAGTCTACTAACTCGAGTGTTAGTTGAAAGATTAAATCTATCAAGTTGGCCTTTTGATTGTAAGGAACTTCCAAGTGATTGTGCCTTAGTGGGAGGAGCTGTTCGTGATGCTTTATTGAATAAATTGAATCTTAAGCCTGATTTAGATTTTATAGTTCACTCTGATGCAATTCATCTTGTCAGGAAATTAGCTGAGAAGTTAGAGGGAAAATGTGTTGTTTTAGATGAGAAAAGAGATATTGCAAGATTGGTTTTAAATGATTGGACTATCGATGTTGCCAGACAAGTAGGAGATAATTTATTGGAAGATCTATCTAGGCGTGATTACACCATTAATGCAATAGCTCTAACCCTGGGCTCAGAACCCCAGATAGTTGATCCATTTAATGGGATCATGGACTTAAAAAATAAACTGGTTGTTGCAATTAATGAAGAAAACTTAATAGAGGATCCCTTGAGAATATTGCGAGGTTTCAGGTTAATGAGTGAGTTTAATTTATCTTTAGATTTTCTAACAGAGTCAATTTTACAAAGACATTCAAATCTTTTGCCGGAAGTTGCGCCTGAAAGGATTAAAAATGAGATTCAAAAACTTGTAAAAGGCAATTGGGCTGATTCTGTAATTCCACAGATTGATCAAATAGGTCTCTTGAGCCCTTGGCAGGATAAAAGTAAAGTTTTTATACCTGAATTTCATCCTTCTGAGCATGCGAAAAGCTTTTATTTGAGTGAAATGGCATTAGCTTTGCCTTTATATCGATTGGTTTATTTGCTAAGTGATACTGGATTGAATAGATTATGTTTCAGTAAAAAAGATATACAGACTTGTAAGATTTTACGAAAATGGCAGAATAATAATAAAGAAATAGCATTTGCAAATATTACAGAATATGATCGTTATAAATTACATATTGAGCTTGAGAAGTATTTACCAGCCTTGATTATTGATTTATCCAAAGAAGATCAAATAATTTGGTTAAAAAGATGGAGAGACCCTGATGACCCACTTTTTCATCCTTCATCTCCATTGGATGGATTTGAACTTCAAGAAATCTTAGGAGTAAACCAAGGACCTCTATTAGGTGAGATTCTTGAATGCTTATCTATAGAAAAAGCATTTGATCGTTTGCATACTCGAGAAGAAGCTGTTCAATTGGCTCATTACTTGTGGCAACAAAAGCAACCCTTTTTGTGA
- a CDS encoding LysR family transcriptional regulator: MSELPFTLDQLRILKAIVNEGSFKKAADSLYVTQPAVSLQIQNLEKQLDITIFDRGGRKAQLTEAGKLLIIYCEKILIQCQETCKAIEDLNNLQGGSLVVGASQTTGTYLMPRMIGLFRNQYPLVAVQLQIHSTRRTGWSVANGQIDLAIIGGQLPNELNEVLNVTPYANDELALVLPIDHDLAQSEQLVKEDLYQLSFVTLDNQATTRKVVDKLLINSGLDIQRLKIEMELNSFEAIKNAVQSGLGAAFLPVVSIERELSAGTIHKQKVTDLEVKRELKLITNPSRYSSRAANAFVENILPIFASEESPLKKF, encoded by the coding sequence ATGTCTGAACTTCCCTTTACGCTAGATCAACTTCGTATTTTGAAAGCAATAGTTAATGAGGGAAGCTTCAAAAAAGCTGCCGATAGCCTATATGTGACTCAGCCGGCTGTAAGTCTGCAAATTCAAAATCTAGAAAAACAATTAGATATTACTATCTTTGATAGAGGAGGGAGAAAAGCTCAATTAACAGAAGCTGGAAAACTACTAATAATTTATTGCGAGAAAATACTTATTCAGTGCCAAGAGACTTGTAAAGCAATTGAAGACCTGAATAACTTGCAAGGTGGATCATTAGTTGTAGGAGCCAGCCAAACAACAGGAACTTACCTAATGCCAAGAATGATAGGTCTTTTTAGAAATCAATATCCTCTAGTAGCAGTCCAATTGCAAATTCATAGCACTAGAAGAACTGGCTGGAGCGTAGCTAATGGTCAAATTGATTTAGCAATCATTGGAGGTCAGTTACCTAATGAATTAAACGAAGTTCTTAATGTCACTCCATACGCAAATGATGAGCTTGCCTTAGTACTTCCTATTGATCATGATTTAGCTCAATCTGAGCAACTTGTAAAAGAAGATTTATACCAATTATCTTTTGTTACTTTAGATAACCAAGCTACTACAAGAAAAGTAGTAGATAAACTCCTTATAAATTCAGGGTTAGATATTCAAAGATTAAAAATAGAAATGGAACTCAATTCATTTGAAGCAATAAAAAATGCAGTTCAATCTGGATTAGGAGCAGCATTTCTTCCTGTCGTTTCAATTGAAAGAGAACTTTCTGCTGGCACTATTCACAAACAAAAAGTTACTGATCTCGAAGTTAAAAGAGAGCTCAAATTAATTACTAATCCTAGTCGATACAGCTCAAGAGCCGCGAATGCATTTGTAGAAAATATTCTACCCATTTTTGCTAGTGAAGAATCACCTCTCAAAAAATTCTAA
- a CDS encoding phytoene synthase, protein MANLHFDLTEAYESCRKETAHWAKTFYLGTMLLPPRKRKAIWAIYVWCRRTDELMDSPEAQSLPLDELSGRLDKWEIKTKKVFEGTVADELDAVMADTLQCFPQSIQPYLDMIEGQRMDLSYKRYETFKDLELYCYRVAGTVGLMTQGVIGIDPAYISKNEQSHPDTSQAAIALGIANQLTNILRDVGEDRARGRIYLPLEDLKRFGYSEDDLMAGKINDEWKNLMAFQLKRAREWFAKSEEGIRWLSVDARWPIWTSLRLYRGILDSIEKLDYDVFNNRAYVNTITKAINLPISYLISVGNERFKLKYIAKN, encoded by the coding sequence TTGGCAAACCTACACTTCGACTTAACAGAAGCTTATGAGTCCTGCAGAAAGGAAACCGCTCACTGGGCGAAAACCTTTTATCTAGGAACGATGCTTTTGCCTCCTCGAAAAAGAAAAGCGATTTGGGCTATTTATGTTTGGTGTAGAAGAACTGATGAGCTAATGGATAGCCCTGAAGCTCAATCTTTACCATTAGATGAACTGTCTGGACGATTAGACAAATGGGAAATTAAAACTAAAAAAGTTTTCGAAGGAACAGTTGCTGATGAACTTGATGCTGTAATGGCAGATACGCTGCAATGTTTCCCACAATCAATACAGCCTTATTTGGATATGATTGAAGGGCAAAGAATGGATTTAAGCTATAAAAGATATGAAACTTTTAAAGACTTAGAACTTTATTGCTACAGAGTTGCAGGAACTGTAGGTCTAATGACGCAAGGAGTAATTGGAATTGATCCAGCTTATATTTCCAAAAATGAGCAATCACATCCTGACACTTCTCAAGCTGCAATTGCTTTAGGGATTGCTAATCAACTAACAAATATTCTGAGAGATGTTGGTGAAGATAGGGCTAGAGGAAGAATTTATCTACCACTTGAAGATCTAAAACGTTTTGGTTATTCAGAAGACGATCTAATGGCTGGGAAAATTAATGATGAATGGAAAAATTTAATGGCTTTTCAACTCAAAAGAGCCAGAGAGTGGTTCGCTAAATCAGAAGAAGGTATTCGTTGGCTATCAGTAGATGCTAGGTGGCCTATTTGGACATCATTAAGACTCTATCGAGGAATACTAGATTCAATAGAAAAGCTTGATTACGATGTTTTTAATAATCGTGCTTATGTAAATACAATCACCAAGGCAATTAACCTTCCGATCTCTTATTTAATTTCAGTTGGAAATGAACGTTTTAAATTAAAATATATTGCTAAAAATTAA
- a CDS encoding RNA-binding protein has product MSVRLYIGNLPQNFKIKELEELLASVSEGIRFKAVFDRETKACRGFGFASTSDVKVANEVIEKLNGYEFNGSNLRVERSERKESNNGGRRNNNSAGGNSQANRKEVKKVVHSDAPNKEAPDPRWAGELSKLKELLANQKTPA; this is encoded by the coding sequence ATGAGCGTTCGCCTTTACATCGGTAACTTGCCGCAAAATTTCAAAATCAAAGAGCTTGAAGAGCTTCTTGCTTCTGTAAGTGAAGGAATTCGCTTCAAAGCAGTTTTTGATCGGGAAACAAAAGCATGCAGAGGTTTTGGTTTCGCAAGCACTAGTGATGTAAAGGTAGCTAATGAAGTGATTGAAAAATTGAATGGATATGAATTTAATGGCAGTAATTTGCGGGTAGAACGTTCAGAAAGAAAAGAATCTAATAATGGAGGTCGTAGGAATAACAATTCAGCAGGTGGAAATTCACAAGCTAATAGAAAAGAAGTTAAGAAAGTGGTTCATAGTGATGCCCCCAACAAGGAGGCCCCAGACCCCAGATGGGCAGGCGAACTTTCTAAGTTGAAGGAATTACTAGCAAATCAGAAGACCCCTGCTTAA
- a CDS encoding NAD(P)H-quinone oxidoreductase subunit M: MSDTLLKSTTRHVRLFTARVENHDLVSDEDHLTMDLDPDNEFIWTETAIDKINSKFRELVENQTGKELSDYALRKIGSELEGAIRQLLQVGEISYNPDSRVLNYSMGLPRTPDLL; this comes from the coding sequence ATGTCAGATACCCTCTTAAAAAGCACTACACGTCATGTTCGCCTATTTACAGCGAGAGTTGAGAATCATGATTTAGTCTCAGATGAGGATCATCTGACAATGGATCTTGATCCAGATAATGAATTTATATGGACAGAGACAGCCATCGATAAGATCAATTCTAAATTTCGTGAATTAGTGGAAAACCAGACTGGCAAAGAACTCAGTGATTATGCCCTGAGGAAAATTGGTTCTGAGTTGGAAGGAGCAATTAGACAATTGCTTCAAGTAGGAGAAATAAGCTATAACCCAGACTCAAGGGTCCTTAATTATTCAATGGGACTTCCTAGGACTCCTGATTTATTATGA
- a CDS encoding DUF3172 domain-containing protein: MSRYPYNRLPSSGKGGAGRGRRDGGSRRYSSRESYGDYLDGRDSRQPSQASTGGAIKLNTATISILAGVLVLGIGLGTLVSTNTGGSTGNIASQNQLDLAVPDPEICKSYGASAFVQDIEIFTTLNPSTSFVTQPALQPGCVIRRENWTVLQQQGAISSQDVRECKQRMNTFAYIGSLRDKPIVKCVYQADFEDNKFLIKGEGDDAVGVTEEAKRF; the protein is encoded by the coding sequence ATGAGCCGCTATCCATATAATCGCTTACCTTCATCAGGGAAAGGTGGGGCAGGTAGAGGACGGCGAGATGGTGGATCGAGGCGATATTCATCAAGAGAATCCTATGGAGATTATTTAGATGGGCGTGATTCACGCCAGCCTTCCCAAGCTTCAACTGGTGGTGCAATTAAATTGAATACAGCGACTATTTCAATACTTGCAGGGGTTCTCGTTTTAGGAATAGGCCTAGGGACTTTAGTTAGTACTAATACAGGAGGTTCTACTGGCAATATTGCAAGCCAAAATCAACTTGATTTGGCTGTTCCAGATCCTGAAATATGTAAAAGTTATGGAGCTAGTGCTTTTGTTCAAGATATTGAGATTTTTACCACGCTTAATCCATCAACTAGTTTTGTTACGCAACCGGCTCTCCAGCCAGGATGCGTTATTAGAAGAGAAAATTGGACTGTGTTGCAACAACAGGGTGCGATTTCAAGTCAGGATGTAAGAGAATGTAAGCAGCGCATGAATACTTTTGCTTATATTGGTTCTCTTAGAGATAAACCTATTGTGAAATGCGTTTATCAAGCTGATTTTGAAGATAATAAGTTTCTTATTAAAGGAGAAGGAGATGATGCTGTTGGTGTAACTGAAGAGGCGAAACGCTTCTAA